A region of Acidobacteriota bacterium DNA encodes the following proteins:
- a CDS encoding sodium:solute symporter: MKATLDWTAVSVFIFFLIIISAVAFMATRWKRGDLNLLEEWGLAGRRFGTIITWFLLGGDLFTAYTIIAVPALVYGTGAPGFFALPYSTVSFAFAYLTMPRLWAVCRKHHYVTAADFVRGRYGDHWLALAIAVTGILATVPYIALQLIGIQVSVGALGLSGNGWMGQLPLVIAFALLLGYTYTGGLRAPASIAFIKDVMIYIVVLAAIIWLPLRLGGYENIFHSAAAALGNRPNPASLVLRPGQYLPFSTLVLGSSLALFLYPHSITAVLSSSSAAVIKRNSALMPAYSLLLGMLALLGYGALAAGVSVSSSSYVVPALFVKIFPSWFAGFSFAAIAVGALVPAAIMSIAAASLFTRNICREYLWRDLSQREETRLAKLLSLLLSVAGLLFVLFLPTQYAINLQLLGGIWIVQTLPTVIFGLFTRWFISGALLAGWAAGMVAGTAMVISQKLTAVFPLHLAGVTLSSYAAVNALALNLAIAAAFTVLLNFLGGKSGRDETSLSDYDDSDRSIDLLSQPLIKEYPSSQLSK; encoded by the coding sequence ATGAAAGCGACTCTGGACTGGACCGCTGTTTCGGTCTTCATATTTTTTCTCATCATCATCAGCGCGGTCGCATTTATGGCGACCCGCTGGAAACGAGGTGATCTCAATCTACTTGAAGAATGGGGCCTCGCCGGGCGCAGGTTCGGAACCATCATTACCTGGTTCCTGCTGGGCGGCGATCTCTTCACCGCGTACACGATCATCGCGGTCCCAGCTTTGGTCTATGGCACAGGCGCACCCGGATTCTTCGCGCTGCCGTACAGCACCGTGTCATTTGCCTTCGCGTATCTCACGATGCCTCGTCTTTGGGCCGTCTGCAGGAAGCATCACTACGTCACTGCGGCTGACTTCGTGCGTGGAAGATATGGTGATCACTGGCTCGCTTTGGCGATCGCGGTCACCGGAATTCTCGCAACCGTTCCGTACATCGCCCTGCAGTTGATTGGAATCCAGGTCTCGGTTGGTGCCTTAGGCTTGAGTGGGAACGGCTGGATGGGACAACTGCCGCTTGTAATCGCCTTTGCGCTGCTTCTTGGTTACACCTACACGGGAGGGCTGCGCGCTCCGGCGAGTATCGCGTTCATCAAGGACGTGATGATCTACATTGTCGTTCTGGCCGCGATTATCTGGCTCCCGCTAAGACTGGGCGGATACGAAAATATCTTCCACTCCGCCGCCGCGGCGCTTGGAAACCGGCCCAATCCCGCGTCGCTCGTGCTGCGGCCGGGGCAGTACCTGCCGTTCTCGACGCTGGTTCTCGGATCGTCATTGGCCTTGTTCCTATATCCACACAGCATCACGGCCGTGCTCAGCTCGTCGAGCGCAGCGGTCATCAAAAGAAATTCGGCTCTGATGCCGGCCTATAGTCTCTTATTGGGAATGCTGGCTCTGCTCGGCTACGGAGCACTGGCTGCGGGAGTTTCGGTTAGCTCATCGAGCTACGTGGTTCCAGCACTGTTCGTGAAGATTTTTCCTTCGTGGTTCGCAGGATTCTCCTTTGCTGCGATTGCGGTGGGAGCTCTGGTCCCCGCAGCCATCATGTCAATCGCTGCGGCCAGTCTGTTCACGCGCAACATTTGCCGCGAATATCTGTGGCGCGATCTCTCCCAACGCGAAGAAACGCGGCTGGCAAAGCTGCTCTCGCTTCTGCTCAGCGTAGCCGGTCTTCTGTTTGTACTTTTCCTTCCAACCCAATATGCGATCAATCTGCAATTGCTCGGCGGGATCTGGATCGTGCAAACACTTCCTACGGTGATCTTCGGATTGTTCACACGCTGGTTCATTTCAGGAGCGCTGCTGGCTGGATGGGCAGCAGGCATGGTCGCCGGAACGGCAATGGTGATCTCCCAGAAACTCACGGCTGTATTTCCCTTGCATCTTGCAGGTGTGACCCTCTCCTCCTACGCCGCCGTAAATGCGTTGGCGCTGAATCTGGCGATCGCTGCTGCGTTCACTGTTTTGCTGAATTTCCTTGGCGGCAAATCAGGCCGAGACGAAACGTCTCTGTCCGATTACGACGACAGTGACCGAAGCATCGACCTCTTGTCACAACCTTTGATCAAGGAGTATCCGTCCTCACAGCTTTCAAAGTA